From a region of the uncultured Draconibacterium sp. genome:
- a CDS encoding alpha/beta hydrolase — protein sequence MHKKLSLVVLLFFLVGTSFAQERYTADLFDEIRVETATYATKDGENLDMDIYLPQNDYEKERATIIYVHGGGFSGGQRDGENIKTFCTRLANYGYVVASISYRLTRKGKPEGFGCDCPATEKLNTIYAANEDLLDAAYFLIENRHQYAINPQQIILSGSSAGAETVLYTAYQPPYCYGLDSGPVSFAGVIGMAGAIPDTTALYDESAIPSLLFHGTDDNLVPYGTAPHHYCDEDKAGYWIIHGSETIAEKLDQLEVPYWLHTSCGAAHEINISPVEDYFDVIIEFCKQFAIEKDGDQRHTIIKGKQNREKYSTYNYCSE from the coding sequence ATGCATAAAAAGTTAAGCCTCGTTGTTCTGTTGTTCTTCCTGGTGGGTACTTCGTTTGCCCAGGAAAGATATACGGCCGACTTGTTTGATGAAATACGAGTAGAAACAGCTACTTATGCTACCAAGGATGGCGAAAATCTGGATATGGATATTTACCTTCCGCAAAACGATTACGAGAAGGAACGTGCTACTATAATTTATGTACACGGTGGTGGTTTTAGTGGTGGCCAAAGAGATGGCGAAAATATTAAAACATTTTGTACACGCCTGGCAAACTACGGCTATGTGGTGGCTTCCATATCGTACCGTTTAACCCGCAAAGGAAAACCGGAAGGTTTTGGCTGCGATTGCCCCGCTACCGAAAAACTGAATACAATTTATGCCGCCAACGAAGATTTACTGGATGCCGCCTATTTTCTGATAGAAAATCGTCATCAATACGCCATTAACCCACAACAAATAATTCTTTCGGGAAGTAGTGCCGGAGCAGAAACCGTTTTGTACACTGCTTACCAGCCGCCTTATTGTTATGGTCTGGATTCAGGCCCGGTTTCGTTTGCAGGTGTAATTGGCATGGCCGGCGCCATTCCGGATACTACGGCATTATACGATGAATCGGCAATTCCGTCGCTTTTATTCCACGGAACAGACGATAACCTGGTACCTTATGGAACTGCACCTCATCATTATTGCGATGAAGATAAGGCTGGTTATTGGATTATACACGGCTCAGAAACTATTGCCGAAAAACTCGACCAATTGGAAGTTCCTTACTGGTTGCACACATCGTGTGGTGCCGCTCATGAAATAAACATTTCGCCTGTAGAAGATTATTTCGATGTAATTATTGAATTTTGTAAGCAGTTTGCCATTGAAAAAGATGGCGACCAGCGTCATACAATTATTAAAGGCAAACAAAACAGAGAAAAATACTCAACCTATAACTACTGTTCAGAATGA
- a CDS encoding endonuclease/exonuclease/phosphatase family protein, producing the protein MKRIILSLLIILPSILVAQQINVMTFNIRMNTASDGINAWPNRIEMVNGLLHFHDPDVFGLQEALYGQILDIEKGLPEYKWFGVGRDDGDKAGEFMPIFYNPKKLILEEKGHFWLSENCDEPGLGWDAACNRIVTWGKFKSKVTGKKFFVFNTHFDHVGVEARKNSAKLIHEKMEEFTAGLSLPVILTGDFNLTPETQPIALIKGYMSDSREVTQEPPYGPVGTFNGFKPGSEGDNRIDYIFVNDKIKVLEYAAISDTYENRSPSDHLPVFVQIQLK; encoded by the coding sequence ATGAAACGAATAATTTTAAGCCTATTAATCATTCTTCCATCAATTCTAGTTGCACAGCAAATAAATGTAATGACATTCAATATTCGGATGAATACTGCCAGCGATGGAATTAATGCCTGGCCAAACCGGATTGAAATGGTAAACGGATTGTTGCATTTTCATGATCCCGATGTTTTTGGTTTGCAGGAAGCCTTGTACGGTCAGATTTTAGACATTGAAAAAGGTTTACCCGAATACAAATGGTTTGGTGTTGGCCGCGACGATGGTGATAAAGCCGGCGAGTTTATGCCGATCTTCTACAATCCGAAAAAATTAATTCTTGAAGAAAAAGGACATTTCTGGTTATCAGAAAACTGCGATGAGCCAGGACTGGGCTGGGATGCCGCTTGCAACCGTATTGTTACCTGGGGGAAATTTAAATCGAAAGTTACCGGAAAAAAATTCTTTGTTTTTAATACGCATTTTGACCATGTAGGTGTGGAAGCCCGGAAAAATTCAGCAAAATTGATTCATGAAAAAATGGAAGAGTTTACTGCGGGATTAAGTTTGCCGGTAATTCTTACGGGTGATTTTAACCTAACTCCGGAAACACAACCAATAGCGCTGATAAAAGGATACATGAGCGACAGCCGCGAAGTTACACAAGAACCTCCTTACGGACCAGTTGGAACTTTCAACGGTTTTAAACCGGGCAGCGAAGGCGATAACCGCATCGATTACATTTTTGTGAACGACAAAATTAAGGTATTGGAATACGCAGCCATCAGCGATACTTACGAAAACCGATCGCCATCTGATCATTTGCCGGTTTTTGTGCAAATACAGTTGAAATAA
- a CDS encoding helix-turn-helix transcriptional regulator, which produces MQNRLKIERAIKDLTQDDLAKLIGVSRQTINSIEKGRYVPSTVLALKISKIFEKPVNEIFELEDSD; this is translated from the coding sequence GTGCAGAATAGGCTAAAAATAGAACGTGCCATTAAAGACCTCACACAAGACGATTTGGCTAAATTGATTGGTGTTTCGCGCCAAACCATTAATTCCATCGAAAAGGGGAGGTATGTGCCATCTACAGTTTTAGCCTTGAAAATCTCAAAGATTTTTGAAAAGCCGGTAAATGAGATATTTGAATTGGAAGATTCGGATTGA
- a CDS encoding alanine/glycine:cation symporter family protein: MFENIGELIIKISDGIWGAPILILLLGGGFYFLVYSRLAPLRYIGHALKILTGKYDDPNEAGQLRHYQALSTALAGTVGMGNISGVAVAITMGGPGAIFWMWVSALLGISTKFFTCSLAVMFRGKDSAGEIQGGPMYYITEGLGKNWRPVAVFFSLMAMIGVSPLFQANQLTQMIRDVVLVPNNVEGSFTSDLVTGIIIAIIVGLVVIGGIKRIGKVTGRLVPTMVVIYTATVLYVIFSHPSAILPAFRTIFEDAFTGNAVLGGSLGAIIITGVRRAAFSNEAGLGTAPMAHGAAKTNEPIREGLVAMLGPIIDTIIVCTMTALAIIVTDTWLESNADGITLTAQAFDSAIPIFGKYILSICAIFFSMSTMFAFPYYGVKCLGFVAGVKYQHIYNYVFVAVILIGAVSNLRVIIGLIDISFALMAFPTVITTILLSPHVKRAAKDYFARLKVEKLNSK; the protein is encoded by the coding sequence ATGTTTGAAAATATTGGCGAACTCATTATAAAAATCTCCGATGGAATTTGGGGAGCTCCGATACTTATCCTGCTGCTTGGTGGCGGGTTTTATTTTTTGGTTTATTCGCGTTTGGCGCCACTCCGTTACATCGGTCATGCCCTAAAAATCCTCACCGGAAAATACGACGATCCGAATGAAGCGGGGCAGTTGCGCCACTACCAGGCACTTTCTACTGCATTGGCAGGAACAGTTGGTATGGGAAATATCAGCGGAGTTGCCGTTGCCATTACCATGGGCGGACCGGGAGCCATTTTTTGGATGTGGGTTTCGGCATTGTTGGGTATCAGCACCAAGTTTTTTACCTGTTCGCTGGCGGTTATGTTCCGAGGCAAAGATTCAGCAGGCGAAATTCAGGGTGGCCCTATGTACTACATCACCGAAGGATTGGGGAAAAACTGGCGCCCTGTAGCTGTCTTTTTCTCACTGATGGCTATGATTGGTGTTTCGCCGCTCTTTCAAGCTAACCAGCTCACCCAAATGATTCGCGATGTAGTGTTGGTACCGAATAACGTCGAAGGTTCATTCACTTCCGATCTTGTTACCGGAATTATAATCGCCATAATTGTTGGACTGGTTGTTATCGGGGGGATTAAACGTATCGGAAAAGTTACCGGAAGACTCGTGCCCACCATGGTTGTTATTTACACGGCAACCGTGCTTTATGTAATTTTCTCACACCCCTCAGCCATACTTCCTGCCTTTAGAACCATTTTTGAGGATGCTTTTACCGGCAATGCGGTATTAGGTGGATCGCTCGGCGCAATTATAATTACCGGTGTGCGGCGCGCGGCCTTTTCAAACGAGGCCGGATTGGGAACCGCGCCAATGGCGCACGGTGCTGCCAAAACCAACGAACCCATTCGCGAGGGCCTGGTTGCCATGCTTGGGCCAATTATCGATACCATTATAGTTTGTACCATGACAGCCCTGGCCATTATTGTTACCGATACCTGGCTCGAAAGTAATGCCGATGGTATTACGCTTACTGCTCAGGCTTTTGATTCTGCCATCCCGATATTCGGTAAATATATCCTATCCATTTGTGCCATTTTCTTTAGCATGTCAACCATGTTCGCCTTTCCATACTACGGTGTAAAATGCCTTGGTTTTGTTGCCGGAGTAAAATACCAACACATATATAACTACGTTTTTGTTGCGGTAATACTTATAGGAGCCGTTTCAAACCTTAGGGTAATTATTGGCTTAATCGACATCTCCTTTGCCCTGATGGCCTTCCCGACAGTTATCACAACTATACTTTTATCGCCACATGTAAAAAGGGCTGCCAAGGATTATTTTGCGCGGTTAAAGGTGGAAAAACTGAATAGCAAATAA